The Methanosphaera sp. BMS genome contains a region encoding:
- a CDS encoding RNA-guided endonuclease TnpB family protein, with amino-acid sequence MYKSFVVRIYPDEVQESFFINQFGCCRFVFNTFLDAKKTLYSDSGKYLSFYDCSAMLTELKKSKTWLKRVDSQALIESLKNLENAFDRFFKHLSKYPRYKSKYNPVQSYKTNNINNNIRIMDKWIRLPKVGWIRFRTHQKISGKIQSVTVKQKASGKYFVSILCKDVTRNVFKSNDRSCGIDLGISRFVTINTGEIIHFPQQNKIIQLDKKIRRFQRKLSKKEIGSKNCNKIKKKIALAYEKRHNILDYHFYKIAQRLTEKYHVISMETLNINGMLKNSRLSRSIQEKSWHMFIRILEQKAYEHGRKLIHIDQWYPSSKTCNNCKYHKEDLTLNNRTWTCPHCGNRHDRDINAAKNIHQEGLKIINQIQY; translated from the coding sequence ATGTATAAGAGTTTTGTTGTTCGTATTTATCCTGATGAGGTTCAGGAGAGTTTTTTTATTAATCAGTTTGGTTGTTGCCGTTTTGTTTTTAACACTTTTCTGGATGCTAAAAAGACTTTATACTCAGATAGTGGAAAGTATTTGTCTTTTTATGATTGTTCGGCTATGTTGACTGAGTTGAAGAAGTCTAAGACTTGGTTAAAACGAGTTGATTCACAAGCTTTGATTGAATCGTTGAAAAATTTAGAAAATGCTTTTGACAGATTTTTTAAACACCTTAGCAAGTATCCACGCTATAAAAGTAAGTATAATCCGGTACAATCTTATAAAACCAATAATATCAATAACAACATCAGAATTATGGATAAATGGATTCGTCTTCCTAAGGTGGGTTGGATTCGATTTCGTACACATCAAAAGATATCCGGCAAAATACAATCTGTCACTGTTAAACAAAAAGCATCCGGTAAGTATTTTGTTTCTATTTTATGTAAAGATGTCACAAGGAATGTTTTTAAGAGTAATGATCGTAGTTGTGGTATAGATTTGGGAATATCACGTTTTGTCACAATAAACACGGGCGAAATAATACATTTCCCACAACAAAACAAGATCATACAATTAGACAAGAAAATACGAAGATTTCAAAGAAAACTATCCAAAAAAGAAATTGGCAGCAAAAACTGCAATAAAATCAAAAAGAAGATAGCCTTAGCATATGAAAAAAGACATAACATACTAGACTATCATTTCTATAAGATAGCACAACGATTAACAGAAAAATATCACGTAATCTCTATGGAAACACTAAACATTAATGGCATGCTAAAAAACAGCAGACTATCACGAAGTATACAAGAAAAATCCTGGCACATGTTCATCAGAATACTAGAACAAAAAGCATACGAACACGGACGAAAACTAATACACATAGACCAATGGTACCCCTCCAGCAAAACATGCAACAACTGTAAATACCACAAAGAAGACCTAACACTAAACAACCGAACATGGACATGCCCCCATTGTGGTAATAGACATGATAGGGACATTAATGCTGCTAAAAATATACATCAGGAAGGATTAAAAATAATTAATCAAATACAATATTGA
- the ftsZ gene encoding cell division protein FtsZ, translated as MASSGLDDVNQKLVDIINRSRAKIFVIGAGGAGNNTISRLGEIGIEGAETISINTDAQDLFFSKSNEKILIGEETCGGLGAGGIPDVGEASAEESEEEIKRMIDGADMVFVTCGLGGGTGTGSAPVISRIAQKCGALTIAVVTMPFSAEGLRRRENAEKGLEKLQAAADTVLVIPNDKLLEVAPSLPINKAFMVSDELLGRAVKGITELITKPGLVSLDFADIKSVMKDSGMAMIGMGESDTGDRAIESVHEALNSPLLDLDISNAKSALINITGSNDLTLNEAEKIVQIVADELDPEANIIWGTQIQDDLASTVRTTIVVAGVNSPSILGSSNDGYKEKPRGEEKSTSDTDLEGFIDDVF; from the coding sequence ATCGCTAGTTCAGGTCTAGATGATGTAAACCAAAAATTAGTTGATATTATAAACAGAAGCAGAGCAAAAATATTTGTTATAGGAGCTGGTGGAGCAGGAAACAATACTATATCCCGTCTTGGTGAAATAGGTATTGAAGGAGCAGAAACTATTTCTATAAATACCGATGCACAAGATTTATTCTTCAGTAAATCCAATGAAAAAATATTAATCGGTGAAGAAACCTGTGGTGGATTAGGTGCAGGTGGAATTCCAGATGTTGGAGAAGCAAGTGCTGAAGAAAGTGAAGAAGAAATAAAAAGAATGATTGATGGAGCAGACATGGTATTTGTTACTTGTGGACTCGGTGGTGGAACAGGAACAGGATCAGCACCAGTTATAAGTAGAATAGCACAAAAATGTGGAGCATTAACCATAGCTGTAGTTACAATGCCATTCAGTGCAGAAGGTTTAAGAAGAAGAGAAAATGCTGAAAAAGGACTTGAAAAATTACAAGCAGCAGCTGACACAGTATTGGTTATTCCTAATGATAAATTATTGGAAGTAGCTCCAAGTCTACCAATAAATAAAGCATTCATGGTTTCAGATGAATTATTAGGAAGAGCCGTAAAAGGCATAACAGAATTGATTACAAAACCAGGACTTGTAAGTTTAGACTTCGCAGACATAAAAAGCGTAATGAAAGACAGTGGAATGGCAATGATTGGTATGGGTGAATCAGATACCGGTGATAGAGCTATTGAATCAGTACATGAAGCTCTCAACAGTCCATTACTTGACTTAGACATATCCAACGCTAAAAGTGCACTTATTAACATAACAGGTAGTAACGATCTAACATTAAATGAAGCTGAGAAAATAGTACAAATCGTAGCTGATGAATTAGACCCAGAAGCAAACATCATTTGGGGTACACAGATACAAGATGATCTTGCAAGCACTGTAAGAACAACTATTGTAGTAGCAGGTGTAAACTCTCCATCAATCCTTGGTTCATCAAATGATGGATATAAGGAAAAACCACGTGGAGAAGAAAAATCAACATCAGATACGGACTTAGAAGGATTTATTGATGACGTATTCTAA
- a CDS encoding protein translocase SEC61 complex subunit gamma produces the protein MNINKESISSFLKQCERVLRVSKKPDMDEYKTVAKVTGLGIIIIGVIGFIVSILSQVIFYS, from the coding sequence ATGAATATAAACAAAGAATCAATAAGTAGTTTTTTAAAACAGTGTGAAAGAGTTTTACGAGTGTCCAAAAAACCTGATATGGATGAATACAAAACCGTAGCAAAAGTTACAGGTTTAGGTATTATAATTATTGGGGTAATTGGATTCATAGTATCAATACTATCTCAAGTAATATTCTATTCATAA
- a CDS encoding transcription elongation factor Spt5, whose amino-acid sequence MIYAMRAIMGREQAAVDLLAQSVKHEDLGITAILLPEGMKGYFFVESTKVLDIRHHALKVPNLRGIIEGEVSFDEITQYLNPEPAMSNIVKGSIVELTSGPFKDEKAKVVRVDEAREDVVLELIEAAVPIPVTVKGDQIRLIQKEAE is encoded by the coding sequence ATGATATATGCAATGAGAGCAATAATGGGTCGTGAACAAGCGGCCGTAGATTTATTAGCACAAAGTGTTAAACATGAAGACTTAGGAATAACAGCAATTTTATTACCGGAAGGTATGAAAGGTTACTTCTTTGTTGAATCTACCAAAGTATTAGATATTAGGCATCATGCATTAAAAGTTCCTAATTTGAGAGGTATAATCGAAGGCGAAGTATCTTTTGATGAAATTACTCAATATTTAAACCCAGAACCTGCTATGAGCAATATAGTCAAAGGCAGTATTGTTGAATTAACTTCTGGTCCGTTTAAAGATGAAAAAGCAAAAGTTGTTCGTGTCGATGAAGCCAGAGAAGACGTGGTATTGGAGTTAATTGAAGCAGCAGTCCCAATACCAGTTACCGTCAAGGGTGACCAAATCAGATTAATACAAAAGGAGGCTGAATAG
- a CDS encoding 50S ribosomal protein L11 yields MASQTIEILVDGGKATPGPPLGPAIGPLGINMMQVVEEINKKTADFSGMKVPVKITADMDTKEFEVSVGTPPTTALVLEELGIQSGSHEPGTEVAADFTVEQAFKVARMKFDDLLANDYKHAVKEVIGTCVSMGINVEGKDGRETQKDIDNGDYDDVFAQ; encoded by the coding sequence GTGGCTAGTCAAACTATTGAAATCCTAGTGGATGGTGGAAAAGCCACACCGGGACCACCATTAGGTCCAGCTATAGGTCCATTAGGTATTAATATGATGCAAGTTGTTGAAGAAATCAACAAAAAAACTGCTGATTTCAGTGGTATGAAAGTACCAGTAAAAATAACTGCTGATATGGATACTAAAGAATTTGAAGTATCTGTAGGAACACCACCTACAACAGCTCTAGTTCTTGAAGAATTAGGTATACAAAGTGGTTCACATGAACCAGGTACTGAAGTAGCAGCTGATTTCACAGTTGAACAAGCATTTAAAGTTGCAAGAATGAAATTCGATGACTTACTTGCAAACGATTACAAACACGCAGTTAAAGAAGTAATCGGTACATGTGTAAGTATGGGTATAAACGTTGAAGGTAAAGACGGACGTGAAACTCAAAAAGACATCGATAATGGAGATTATGACGATGTATTTGCACAGTAA
- a CDS encoding 50S ribosomal protein L1 → MSQEIEEAVKKVLEESKPRNFTQSIDVVITINDLDVNKPENRLDEEVLLPNGRGKDVTVAFIAEGELAYQAEKAGADIVIDKEKLEELGKNRPEAKKLANTYDFFVAQADLMPTVGRFLGPVLGPRKKMPKPIPASANPEVILGRLKSTVKIRVKDQPLIQSIVGSEDMTEAQIAENIDAVIDVLDRNLEQGSKQIKAMYLKTTMGPVTRVI, encoded by the coding sequence ATGTCACAAGAAATTGAAGAAGCAGTGAAGAAGGTTTTAGAAGAATCAAAACCGAGAAACTTCACACAGTCTATTGATGTGGTCATAACCATCAACGATTTAGACGTAAACAAACCAGAAAACCGTTTAGATGAAGAAGTGCTTCTCCCTAATGGACGTGGAAAAGATGTAACAGTTGCATTTATTGCTGAAGGTGAATTAGCATACCAGGCTGAAAAAGCTGGTGCAGACATTGTAATTGACAAAGAAAAATTAGAAGAATTAGGTAAAAACAGACCTGAAGCTAAAAAATTAGCAAACACCTATGATTTCTTTGTTGCACAAGCAGATTTAATGCCAACAGTTGGTAGATTCTTAGGACCAGTTTTAGGGCCTAGGAAAAAAATGCCTAAACCAATTCCAGCAAGTGCAAATCCAGAAGTTATATTAGGAAGACTCAAAAGCACAGTTAAAATAAGAGTGAAAGACCAACCATTAATACAATCTATTGTAGGATCAGAAGATATGACTGAAGCTCAAATAGCTGAAAATATTGATGCTGTAATAGATGTTCTTGATAGAAATCTAGAACAAGGTTCCAAACAAATTAAGGCAATGTACTTAAAAACAACAATGGGACCTGTAACGAGGGTGATTTAG
- a CDS encoding 50S ribosomal protein L10 produces the protein MPHVADWKKEKVADLENLTNSHEIVGIVNLADIPAPQLQTMRKSLSGKAILKMSRKNFIKIALENVGKENIEGLSDYLEGQPAMVFTEMNPFKLFKILEDSKTEAPAKAGAIAPADIVVPAGDTSFPPGPILGELQQAGIPAKIDKGSIVVQEDAVVVEEGEPVPKNVADVLTKLEIYPMEVGIDLLAVYEDNTIYTADVLKIDEEETKTSIASAYQSAINLSVFAGILNSESAPLLIQKAARDAMNLAINANILTSKTTDQILSKAYAQMLAIASQLSDDALDDELREKLSSQPQAAAPAEEAVEEVEEEEEEEEEDAEVSAAAGLGALFG, from the coding sequence ATGCCTCATGTTGCAGATTGGAAAAAAGAAAAAGTAGCTGATCTTGAAAACCTAACAAATTCTCATGAAATTGTAGGAATTGTAAACTTGGCTGATATACCAGCACCTCAATTACAAACTATGAGAAAATCTTTATCAGGTAAAGCAATCTTAAAAATGTCACGTAAAAATTTCATTAAAATTGCTTTAGAAAACGTAGGTAAAGAAAACATTGAAGGTTTATCAGATTATCTGGAAGGACAACCAGCAATGGTCTTCACTGAAATGAATCCATTTAAACTATTTAAAATCTTAGAAGATAGTAAAACGGAAGCTCCAGCAAAAGCTGGTGCTATAGCTCCAGCTGATATAGTAGTTCCAGCAGGAGATACATCATTCCCACCAGGTCCAATTCTTGGTGAATTACAGCAAGCCGGTATTCCAGCAAAAATAGACAAAGGATCTATTGTTGTACAAGAAGACGCAGTTGTTGTAGAAGAAGGAGAACCTGTTCCTAAAAACGTAGCAGATGTTTTAACTAAATTGGAAATATATCCAATGGAAGTGGGAATAGATTTATTAGCAGTATATGAAGACAATACAATTTACACTGCTGATGTTCTTAAAATTGATGAAGAAGAAACTAAAACAAGTATTGCAAGTGCTTATCAAAGTGCTATTAATTTATCAGTATTTGCAGGTATATTAAACAGCGAATCTGCTCCTTTACTCATACAGAAAGCAGCAAGAGATGCTATGAACTTAGCTATTAACGCTAACATATTAACCTCAAAAACAACTGATCAAATATTATCCAAAGCATATGCACAGATGCTTGCTATTGCATCACAATTATCAGATGATGCTCTTGATGATGAGTTAAGAGAAAAATTATCATCACAACCACAAGCAGCAGCACCTGCAGAAGAAGCAGTTGAAGAAGTCGAAGAAGAAGAGGAAGAAGAGGAAGAAGATGCAGAAGTATCTGCAGCAGCAGGTCTTGGAGCTCTCTTCGGATAA
- the rpl12p gene encoding 50S ribosomal protein P1: MEYVYAALLLNAADKDINEENVAAILSAAGVDADDARIKALIAALEDVDIEEAIATAAVAAPAAGAAAPAAAAEAEEEVVEEEEDEEDEEEVAAAGLGALFG, from the coding sequence ATGGAATACGTATACGCAGCATTATTATTAAACGCAGCAGACAAAGATATTAATGAAGAAAACGTAGCAGCTATTTTATCAGCAGCTGGAGTAGATGCAGACGATGCTAGAATCAAAGCTTTAATCGCAGCATTAGAAGATGTTGACATTGAAGAAGCTATCGCAACAGCAGCAGTAGCAGCACCTGCAGCAGGAGCAGCAGCACCTGCAGCAGCAGCAGAAGCTGAAGAAGAAGTAGTTGAAGAAGAAGAAGATGAAGAAGACGAAGAAGAAGTAGCAGCAGCAGGTCTTGGTGCTTTATTCGGATAA
- a CDS encoding Ig-like domain repeat protein produces the protein MKKINAAFFMVATVILILCISVVSAHEDVEQDDNTLTCQLSEDNTMTTIKTIDNNKLMDKKSKEALVNGPDLDRQKEHSEVDDSTEKVNERRNNEQYDKNSRRHIKSSDETSKPDLIRASSSDRIGVGEEIDVELIIDDYYMVYTNETVNGFVSIDGMVTGNVLVDVYINNTKYNTTTSDDGQFTVNFMPQAKASDIKIYAVVKTKTSDVATTNFVGDLKIDLVTNNTTPVDVEDYIAGEVYVEYENERLPVISGTEVTININGTEYTTTTDDEGEFMLAYTPENAGTLPVTVNVYDAQETAEIEVTGIDTKFLVANDEYVVTVISGQPFTFNATLVDVDGKPVAGATVHVLIESSEGRLLVEENVRTNDNGYFKATTIVANETGEDLDYYGYATFYGNNKYNPSELYSEELEQGYIWVVIEPDEGYIVNLNEQAENTFVYGETVSFTGDVTKDEEPVTDGEVEIYVNDELVGKAVLDDEGQFSLDYTPETTGEFTVVAVYNGYNSEVDEFEVVKAEVSIEIDEIDPVKVGNNVTITGTITNNNNTEVPVANEDLTVSVNCAEYPVTTDYEGKFTLKIPTEIGGTNNITVEIADSELYEDASEDAEFEVVKQTPTISIETTDAKAGQNTTINGTVTDEDDNPVANTPVRVEIGNGIYETTTDDKGNYEVQAPVQAGKNPITVKINETATTKSATKNITIAVKKQESTTTAALTNNTAGNVTLTVNVTDKITKQPITRGNIEVINMKTKKKVANAVITGANTTIITSLNESGSYNLTVKFMETEIYNTSQCTLNNVNVQKRAVTLTLTTINNTVNNTAVNITVSDKTSGKKIANAQIRIILPNKTTINATTDSKGMLIQSLTLPAGKNILNVTYIGSKTYSNTSKSNTIDVKKITTKTTINTVTAYLGDEITLTAKVTASNAIAVNNGNVIFKLNGVTIKDNCKLSGSDNPLKIKVVNGVATATITADSSMRNANQITAHYIENTDYTASNSTTTKITPKPRTATITVTTNTKKIKQGQNLTITAKIYDTTGGKKTTNLISSGDDFVYFKINGVTLKDANGQMLKVKVVNGVATINYTVPLGLSCVTDTKTMTPKNHTILAVYYNKNYADNIKNTTTFQLERSDITINLVNATINNKTHTLSMKITIKDYLGNVVTGPNKLIIKVNGVTLKNGTHVQYFYTTDGILNLKNIPVPASKNYATIEVITQDRLAYESQRNSTTKIKITN, from the coding sequence ATGAAAAAAATAAATGCCGCCTTTTTTATGGTGGCAACGGTTATCTTGATACTTTGCATATCTGTAGTATCGGCACATGAAGATGTAGAACAAGATGACAATACATTAACCTGTCAACTTAGCGAAGATAATACAATGACCACTATAAAAACCATTGATAATAATAAATTGATGGATAAAAAATCCAAGGAGGCTCTAGTTAACGGCCCTGATTTGGACAGACAGAAGGAACATTCAGAGGTTGATGATTCAACCGAAAAAGTTAACGAAAGAAGAAATAATGAACAATATGATAAAAATTCAAGACGACACATCAAGTCAAGTGATGAAACATCTAAACCCGATTTGATTAGGGCATCATCATCGGATCGGATTGGTGTTGGCGAAGAGATTGATGTGGAACTTATCATAGATGATTATTACATGGTATACACAAACGAGACTGTAAACGGCTTTGTTAGCATTGACGGAATGGTAACGGGGAATGTTCTGGTAGATGTATATATCAACAACACAAAATATAACACTACAACATCTGATGATGGACAATTTACTGTAAACTTCATGCCACAAGCAAAAGCAAGTGACATCAAAATATACGCTGTAGTCAAAACAAAAACAAGTGATGTCGCCACAACAAACTTCGTTGGAGACCTAAAAATAGATTTAGTCACAAACAACACTACACCAGTAGACGTTGAAGACTACATTGCAGGAGAAGTATATGTAGAATATGAAAATGAACGCTTACCCGTAATATCTGGAACAGAAGTAACAATCAACATAAACGGAACAGAATACACTACAACAACCGATGATGAAGGAGAATTCATGCTAGCATACACACCAGAAAATGCTGGAACACTACCAGTAACTGTAAATGTATACGATGCTCAAGAAACTGCTGAAATCGAAGTAACAGGTATTGATACAAAATTCTTAGTAGCCAACGATGAATACGTTGTAACAGTAATAAGTGGACAGCCATTCACATTCAACGCTACATTAGTAGATGTTGATGGTAAACCAGTAGCTGGTGCAACAGTACACGTACTTATTGAATCAAGTGAAGGTCGTCTTCTAGTAGAAGAAAACGTAAGAACAAACGATAACGGATACTTCAAAGCAACCACAATCGTAGCAAACGAAACTGGTGAAGATTTAGATTACTATGGATATGCTACATTCTATGGTAACAACAAATATAACCCATCCGAATTATACTCTGAAGAGTTAGAACAAGGTTATATATGGGTAGTAATCGAGCCAGATGAAGGATATATTGTAAACCTAAACGAACAAGCAGAAAACACATTCGTATATGGTGAAACTGTAAGCTTTACTGGTGACGTGACAAAAGACGAAGAACCAGTAACCGATGGAGAAGTTGAAATATACGTCAACGATGAACTAGTTGGAAAAGCAGTCCTAGATGATGAAGGTCAATTCAGCTTAGACTACACACCAGAAACAACTGGAGAATTCACAGTAGTAGCTGTCTATAACGGTTACAACTCTGAAGTAGATGAATTCGAAGTAGTCAAAGCAGAAGTAAGCATCGAAATCGATGAAATTGATCCAGTCAAAGTAGGTAACAATGTAACCATAACTGGTACAATAACAAACAACAACAACACAGAAGTACCAGTAGCAAATGAAGACCTAACTGTAAGTGTAAACTGTGCTGAATACCCAGTAACAACAGATTATGAAGGTAAATTCACATTAAAAATACCTACAGAAATTGGTGGAACAAACAACATAACAGTTGAAATAGCAGATTCAGAATTATATGAAGATGCAAGTGAAGACGCAGAATTTGAAGTAGTAAAACAGACACCTACCATATCAATTGAAACAACTGATGCTAAAGCTGGACAGAACACCACAATAAATGGAACTGTAACAGATGAAGATGATAACCCAGTAGCAAACACACCTGTAAGAGTAGAAATAGGCAATGGAATCTATGAAACAACTACAGATGATAAAGGTAACTATGAAGTACAAGCTCCTGTACAAGCAGGCAAAAACCCAATAACAGTGAAAATTAATGAAACCGCCACAACAAAATCTGCAACAAAGAACATTACAATAGCTGTTAAAAAACAAGAAAGCACTACAACTGCAGCATTAACGAATAATACTGCTGGAAACGTCACTTTAACTGTGAATGTGACTGATAAGATAACAAAACAACCTATAACAAGAGGAAACATTGAAGTAATAAACATGAAAACCAAGAAAAAGGTTGCAAATGCTGTAATTACCGGAGCAAACACCACCATCATAACAAGCTTAAATGAAAGTGGTTCATATAATCTGACGGTAAAATTCATGGAAACCGAGATATATAACACCAGCCAATGTACCTTAAACAATGTCAACGTTCAGAAACGTGCAGTAACATTAACCCTAACGACAATAAACAACACTGTAAACAATACAGCTGTAAACATAACAGTTAGCGATAAGACAAGTGGTAAAAAAATAGCAAATGCACAGATAAGAATAATCTTACCAAACAAAACGACAATAAATGCAACTACTGACAGCAAAGGAATGTTGATACAATCACTGACTTTGCCGGCGGGCAAAAACATATTAAATGTGACATATATCGGCTCAAAAACTTATAGTAATACATCCAAAAGCAATACGATTGATGTCAAAAAGATTACGACAAAGACTACGATAAATACTGTTACGGCATATCTTGGAGATGAAATCACACTTACAGCAAAAGTAACTGCATCAAATGCAATAGCAGTCAATAATGGAAATGTAATCTTTAAACTAAACGGTGTGACAATCAAGGATAACTGTAAACTATCCGGTAGTGACAACCCACTCAAGATAAAAGTAGTAAACGGTGTTGCAACTGCAACTATAACGGCCGATTCCAGTATGAGAAATGCAAATCAAATCACAGCACACTACATAGAAAACACGGACTACACAGCATCAAACAGCACAACCACTAAAATAACACCAAAACCTAGAACAGCAACGATAACAGTAACAACAAATACGAAAAAAATTAAGCAGGGACAGAACCTGACAATAACCGCTAAAATATATGACACCACTGGTGGTAAAAAAACAACCAACTTAATATCTTCAGGTGATGACTTCGTATACTTCAAGATAAACGGAGTAACACTCAAAGATGCGAATGGCCAAATGCTTAAAGTCAAAGTAGTAAACGGCGTGGCAACGATAAACTACACCGTACCCCTAGGATTATCATGCGTAACCGACACCAAGACCATGACACCAAAGAACCATACAATACTAGCAGTATACTACAACAAAAACTACGCAGATAACATCAAAAACACGACAACATTCCAACTAGAAAGATCCGACATAACAATCAACCTAGTCAATGCTACGATAAACAACAAGACACACACTTTATCCATGAAGATTACCATCAAAGACTACCTTGGCAATGTGGTTACTGGACCGAATAAACTCATAATAAAAGTTAATGGGGTAACACTCAAAAACGGTACCCATGTACAGTACTTCTACACAACCGATGGAATATTAAACCTTAAAAATATCCCCGTACCGGCATCCAAGAACTACGCCACGATTGAAGTCATAACACAGGACAGACTGGCCTACGAGTCACAAAGAAATAGTACGACAAAAATTAAGATAACAAACTAA